The window ATCTTTGCCCAGACGGTGGTTCTCCATCCAGAACAGTCAGCTGGTGTATCAGAAGAAGCTAAAGGCAAGTATTCCTCGTCTTCTTCAGGCTGCCCCACCTCCCACGCCCCCAGCAGCACTCACAGTGAAAGGTTAAGTGCTCCAGCCACACAATAGCAAATAGCTTCTCTTAAAAGCAGAGTAGAGTCCGCCTGGCTGAAGTGTTTAGCATTAAATAGCGTCTGTGGATCCAAACGGTGCACCCGAGAGACCGAGTGTTCCCTTAAATGGCCACCCTGTGGCGTATTTTGTCCCAGCATTAGCTAGGTGAGGGCTGGCTCATTTCTACTGAAATGAAAGCCTTAGATAGAAGGTGcctacacctaatacagaaacCCTGAATATTAAACGTAAGACTATGTGTATAACCATGGCATTGTAAAACTTTACAGACTTTGATTGGATGTGTTGGGAGTAGTGTATTGCTAGAGCTTCCGGGAGGCTAGACTGAggacctgtttttaaaaagcgtGCTCCAGCGTGACCAGAGTGGTCAGAGGTTGCAGACAAAATGAGAATGTTGTCCGCGACCTTGTCACTTGGTTACCGAATTCACCTTACTCTAGTAAGTGTAAAAAGGATTGGAGAAACTTTTGTGTGTCCTCTAGGACTCTCTGACCGTGGTGGTAGAGGACCTGAGACTGTGTTCTGTCAAGCCGTGTGAGGACATTGAGAGGAGGTTCTGCTTCGACGTAGTGTCCCCTACCAAGTGAGTCGTGCTCAGCaccacccaaccccacccagCACTTATGTCACCCAGCCTGCAGGGTCCTGCTGGGATTGCACTAGGGCTACTATCACGCTGCATGGCCTGAtgatgttgtgtgttgtgttccaTGGCCTTGATGATGTGTGTTGCACCGTGTTCCGTTGCCTGATGACATTGTGTTGAATTGTGTGTCTGGCAGGAGCTGCATGCTACAAGCTGAGTCCGAGAAGCTCCGACAGTCCTGGATCCAGGCTGTGCAGGCCAGCATTGCCTCAGCCTACAGAGAAAGTCCAGATAACTACTACATCGAGGTTAGCGCTTACAGCGCCAGCTCCCGACTCCTGTGTGCAGGAATTGTAACTTGTTTTACGGCGATTTCCACGTCGTTGACCATCTAGCCACCATACAGCTAGTTTCGGACCTCCCCCGTAATCCTCCGGTCATTAACCCCGgtaacccccctccccccagcgcCTGGACCGCACGGCCTCACCCTCCACCAGCAGCATCGACTCGGCGAGCGAGCCACGCGAGCGCAGTGCCAGGCCCGACAGCGTGCCACAGCGGGTGCAGGGGTTGCCGGGCAACGAACTGTGCTGCGACTGTGGCCAGGCAGACCCGCGCTGGGCCAGCATCAACCTGGGCATCCTACTGTGCATCGAGTGCTCGGGCATCCACAGGTACTACCTCCCAAACGAGAGACTGACTTGTTTTCAACGTGCCGGATTTCCACCCATTTTTTTGGTTTGAGTAACAGATGCGGCCAATCAGCCGTGTACCGCACCCTGTTAAGAAACTTATTCAAGTAACAAATCCTACAGACCTGAGGCGGCCACGTGGACACTCGGCGCTTATTCTAAATGTGGCCGATGTATTTTTGAACTTTAACTGCATCATCAATATTAGTTCATCAGTATTTGCCGCCTCACAGTGCAGACCGGATCATACGGACCACTTATGTATCCGCGCTCCTCCTTGGTTCGGGCTCTTTAATATTCATAACCAGTCCGGAGGCCACTTTTCTCTCACTGAGCTCCCTCAAACTGCTTTTTCCCCGCCCATTCCAACACGGTTGCCCGGATACGCGGTAGGCATGTGCGCATTGCGCGGTGATGTGGGAGCATAGGCAGTTTCTCGGGAAGGCGTACAAATCTGTCCATTCAGACCCCTGAACCCTCCCCACCCTACTCAGGCGAAAGCAGCCCATATTGTTGTTGCTGaatgaaggaaagagagagtgccTCTCACACAGAGATTTAGTTTGTCCCCTTCGAGTgaaatgttgtctttttttctggcaaAGGAGGTCCGTCCATACTTCATATGTAACGCAGAGGTTCGAGCAGGACGCGGGACGAGTTGCAGAAACAAGAACATACGTCTATTTGCACATGTAACATAACATTTAGCACGCAGGCTAACGGGATCAAACCCCGACAGCACAAACGCGTAAACGATAGACTTTTACACATGTATGCTAACGACACAACGAGGTgtaggtgtgagacacagggagggcgtggccactacgacaaacgtgcacacacacacacacacacacacacacacacacacacacgcggatGTGTTTCGGGGGAGGGGCCGTGTCGTGACACCATCTCAAGGTTTATGtcgttctgtttttctttttgaacgtgtaaaccttttttttttctccgtgCAGGAGTTTGGGGGTGCACTGCTCAAAGGTCCGCTCTCTAACTCTGGACTCGTGGGAACCCGAGCTACTGAAGGTGTGTTTTTCAGcgctaacaaaacaaaacaaacaaacaaaaaaaacacaccctcATCTGCTTTTCCTCTAAGGCACAATAGCACACTTACTGGCCCATTTTATTCCTTCTCTTGTGCACAAGACGCTCATTTACAGCCTAGAGGGCGCCAACTTTCTCTGTATCCGGGTCAACAGCAAAATGACGGACTGACTGCAGAGGCCATAACTTCTGTAGATACTGTAGTTACTGACTTGCTCCTCTTCCCTTGGGATGCAGCTGATGTGTGAGCTGGGGAACGGCGTCATCAACCACATCTACGAGGGAACGTGTGAGGAGCAGGGCCTGAAGAAACCAGGTCCCAATAGTCCAAGGTGAGTGCACCTTCTCATGCTCCATACAGGGAGCAGGTTCAGAACGAACAATTGGTACATTTTGtattaacattactgttaatCGGGTTTGAAAAGAGTAAATCTTGACTAGCAGCAAATCCAAAACTTCCAATGCTTAACAAAGTACTTTTTACCCTTATTTTTACCCTTGGTAATCTAGGCATTCAGATTAATTTGGTTAGTTCGTTTCCAGCATGGTTTTACTTTTGAACTCGCTTCAAAACAGGCAAGAGAAGGAGGCCTGGATCAAGGCCAAGTACGTGGAGAAGAAGTTCCTGAAGAAGATGGCAACCGGGGAGGCACTAGCGAATGGCGACAGGAAGCCAGAGAGCCACTGGAGCGCCAAGAAATGCCAGCGGCACAATAGCGCCATCACCGCGCCCAAAGGCCAGAGGAAGTGCAGGCAGGAGGCCGTCTTGGCCTCCAACACCACCCTCTCCTCAGGTAACGCCGCTCACCGCCATGCAGACGATTACACCCCGCAGATGGATTACTGCTAGGAGTTTCAACCCTTCCCTTCCCACCCCTTCAGCCGCCGCTGCCCTGGAGAGAAAGTTCCGGCGAGACTCGCTGTTCTGCCCAGATGAGCTGGACTCTCTCTTCTCGTACTTTGACACTGGCTCAGGGCCCCGCAGTAAGTACCACTCACCGCCCCGTGCTGGAGCAGAGGATGGTGCGTCTCTGCTTCACTAAAGCACAACTCAAAGTCCTCTTAATAAAGGACAGGTCAATCAACAGGGATGCCGTCCCAGAACAGCGTTTTAGCCTCTGTGTGGGAGCCCGTGATGCAGAAAGCTAATAATTTGCTGTCTCGTTGATTAGAGGTTAACTGCACAGCGGGACTGTTCTGAGACGGAGTGGGAGGTTGAGCAGACACGGCAATGAACGCGTTGGTTTGGCCTGATTCACATTTGCCCTACATTAGGGTTCTGTCTTCTGACAGTTAACACCGGGTCCAGTTTGTTTGCTCTTGGTAAACTTGGCGTGGTCCCAGCACGGGCCATCGAGCATACGGTGAGAGTGTTCAGGCTAGGACCAAGCTCTTGAACACAGGTCAAGCTTAGTTCTCTGCTAATATCGCAGGGGTTTTTCATTGGTGGTTTTTCGCCATCGGCGTAACGCAAATAGAGGCTGCTGTTAACCGTCTGAAATTGCCACATTTTCTGCAGCATCCTAACATTCAAAACTTCTTGCCTGTAATTcagaaacaactgaaaaattatttttattttgagctTCCCAAGACTTATAGACACATATGCTAATGATTAAAAGTTTACAGTTTCTCTTGTTCGTTTCTGACTCGCGAGTGAGACATAATTACTCGATTGTAACAATATGTTTTTGGCATCGCTGGTGATGACCGAGGGTTAATGTTAGTGAGGGTGTTAGCAGGACTGTGGTGGGTAACGTGTCCGTGCTTGGGCCCTCACTGGCCCCACAGGTCTCAGCAGCGACAGTGGCCTTGGTGGCAGCACGGATGGCAGCACAGATGTCCTGCTCTTCGGCCCCGTGGTGGACAGCGTGACTGAGGAAGGTGAGTCATCCACGGCCGGCTCACCCAAACAACTGCACGCCACTGCTGACTGTTAATCCTAGAGCCACAACCCTAAATGAGTGCTAGTTTTGGATcaatggctctgtgtgtgtgtgtgtgtgtgtgtgtgtgtgtgtgtgtgtgtgtgtgtgtgtgtgtgtgtgtgtgtgtgtgtgtgtgtgtgtgtgtgtagagtgtgaggtgtcGGAGGACTCAAGTGGCGAGGCCGAGCTGGAGCCGGAGGCGTCAGACCCTGAAGATGGGCGCGAGCTCCACCCGGGGTCGCTGCTCTACAAGGCGTGCCGTGCACGCAACCTGCCCGCCATGGCTGAAGCGCTTGCACTCGGCGCCGACGTCAACTCCGCCAATGAGGAGGACGAGGGAAAGAGCCCACTCATCCAGGCTGTGACGGGAGTGAGTGTGGAACCTTCTCCCTGAGTGCCACGCAGAGTTGCTTGGGAATGGCTTACCTGCGTGCACGCACTGGAAAAATCGGATGTTCCCAGTTTTCTAAACAGCAAAGTTATACAGCAAAAAGAAGCACAgtcatgtaaacaaacaaacaaaattgctTTTAAGGGAATCCTAATGGAGCCAGTTCAGTCCAGCTTTTCACTAGAAAAGTCCTTTGTGGTCATTCATGAAGTCAAACTGAAGCAGTCCTACATATATTCATTGGACAACTCTCACTTCCTGATGGTCTtcatctttatatattttactttatatattgtttatcCACAGAAACAACACTATGGCTATAATGAGTACATGTAGGCAATAGAAACACAAGTGGGCaaagcaacattttatttaatgtttgtttctctgtgcaaAATTCTCAAGTCCCACATATTTCATGTTATATGTTTTCTCTGAATCTGCCAGCTTATATTTTACTCTTTATGTGAAGTCATATGTGAGTGATTTGTGCTGTACTTTATGTTAAACAAACTATAATACCAAAAATACCATGAATCTAAATATTTGTGCTCCATAATGACAAAGTTTACTACATGTTCACTCAGGGCTCTTTGATAGCTTGTGAGTTTCTCCTGCAAAACGGCGCCGACGTCAACCAAAGAGACTCGAGAGGAAGAGGACCTCTGCACCATGCCACGTACTTAGGACATACAGGGTGCGtgaaagcaccacacacacacacacacacacacacacacacacacacacagactttgctGAGGTTTAGAACAAGCATGTGACCATGTACTGTGTTTTCCAGGCAGGTGTGCTTGTTCCTGAAGCGAGGAGCCACACAGACGGGTGGCGATGATGAAGGCCAGGACCCTCTCAGCATAGCAGTGCAGGCTGCCAACGCCGACATCGTCACCCTGTGAGTGCTGAACATGTCAAATGTTCTCTGGTCTCTACTGtccgtcctctctctctctctctctctctctctctctctctctctctctctctctctctctctctctctctcacgctccctctctgtctcacctcacgcgctctcctcctctgtctctccctttctccccaGGCTGCGTCTGGCTCGGATGAACGAGGAGATGAGGGAGTCGGAGGGGCCGTTCGGACAGCCAGGTCAATACCCGAGCAGCAGTCCCACAGAGCAGCAGTACAAGAAATGCATCCAGGAGTTCATTTGCCTAAATATAGCTGAGTGCTAGTTGTCGTAGTCTAGCACCCTCTTTCCCTCTTAGCCACCtttcacacaccctctctctcacacactccccacccccacattATACAGCACTATAGGGGGTGGATATATTCAGCAAGCCCCAAAGGGGttgggtgggtggatgggtgggagCAGGTGGGGGTTATAGAATGGAAATCTTGTTTTACAGTGCTGCTGCATTTACATGTACGTTTCCTCCCATTGACCTGGCATATGGTTCGATTTGGTTTTGATGTAGTGCAGATCGGGGGTTCGGTTTGGGCAGGACCAGAGATTTCCTCCCTTGCTCTTTCAGTAGTAGAGTAGAAAAGCTAGTATAGTAGCTTTTCTGCTTTCAGGAAAAGCTACTATAAAGCCTGCCGTGGCATGTTCCAGAACCGGCCAGCTTTGCCAGAAATGATCGCTTTGTCACAGACTGTATCCTACACATTCCAACGCAGAGTAAGGTCAAGGCAACAGTGGCATTATCCATTGCTCTAAGGTGCTATCAGACCTACCAGTTGAAGTCTAGTGGGTTTTAACAAGTCCAAGTGTCCCATGAGGGGATCTGAGGATGCCAAAAGTTGGgtaaaaatgcagtaaaatgtaGTGACGATCTCTGTACTGGACCCACAACAGAATGGGACCAATTTCTCATCCTGGTGCAGTCCCAAACCTTTCTACCTGTTGCTTGCTACTCTGTCTTATATGATATCTTCTATTTTATGGCAGAGGATACTAATACCATGTCTCTTAAAGGGATAGTGTGACCAAATATGCTAACAGCTAAGCTAAGCTACTAGTGAAGGAGACCGAATGGTGCCAGTTAGCGTGTTGTTAGCATGTCGTCATTTATTCTGTCAGTAGCCCAGCTACCCCACAGTTGTTCTTAAAACTGTCTCTTTTCTAGACCTAGTTAGTCCTAAACCTCAGACAACGTTACACTCAAGGCAGCTTGTTTGCCTGCTTTGTACTGCAGTGGCATGAGCTTTTGTACAGATTGCAACGGATGCAGTCAGGGACTGGGCCTTGGGGGACTCTGCCATGTCAAACGCATGAATCTTGGGGAATTGGGGTAATATAACTGTGATGTACCATATACTATAATCATGAACACTAAAACTTTGTTGAGACCTACTgagtattttaaagaaattataataGCGTAAACATGAAAGAAACTGTTATGCACTTTTTCCCCTGGTTTGTTTTAGATGGTAACCTGAGGtaggaaatgttttaaacagGATTTTGATATCAAATGATGCCCAGAGCTACCATGCAATGATGATTTGAGTACAGATaatctgtatttttttgtattgttttaacAAAACGGTATTTTTTTAACTAAACGTGTGGCAAGATATTATTGTCTGAAGCGCCAGGCTCACCCAAGTAATCTGTTAAAAAGGCATTTCAGCACTGCTAAGTATCCAAAGGaatcacaccaccacacacaggcaggaaaaaAGTCTTTTCCAGATTCAAAAACAATGCTCAATGAaatcagtgatttttaaaatcaagtcTGTAGTGTACGTTCGTGTActgtataaatattttagttGCATATTTGTAGTACTAGGATGTAAAATGCTCAGCCTgattttaattggttttatATTCTCTATAGTGCATGGGTTGCTGTTGCCATGGACtcttttgctgcttttttttgcttcaaCTCTACCTACATCTATgtatatgaatattaatttgTTGTATAATTTTTCACATAGCACGCAAGACTAAATCTTGAAGCTCTTGGTTACATGAATGACCCGGTCCGTCATCAGTGGTCTTTGAATAGATTTCCTAAATTCCTAAATAACATTTCCTAAATTCACTGTGGGATATCCTTCGTATCATTAATTTACCTGAATATGTAATGCAGTAACTGCTTGTGTAATTTCACCATGAATCTGCACAGAAGTGTATAGTGCATGACACTGTGAGTGAACTAGTATGATGGATGATGTCAGATACAGACCCTTGCTAATGCTGGGAGCTTTAAATGTGGCCCATAGCTCCCATGGTTGTTGTGTAACTGGATTGGATCAGTGAGAAATTCTGCCCTGTTCTTTCTGTAATAACTTATCTAATTTCCACTCCAGATCATACAGGATAATTTACTGTCACCTCAAACCCAGATTGTGGGCAATCAGAAAATGCGATCAAATTTTAATCCGTTACAATCCGGAATTATTTGGGATCATCGGGCCCACTTTCCCTTACACTAAGCACTACAGTTCCATTCGGCTGATGCTCAGTAGGCTCAGTTGAAGGATCTGTGTTCATCAAGATATGCCTAGCATGTCCAGCTAACCTGTTATGCATTGCCCCCGAGCTGTTGAAGAGCCATAGCTGCCCTTGAAACTGACCAGAGAgcctgtctttgtctttctggcAAGGTTACTTTTTGTAGCACTTATGCATAATTATACATTTGATTTTCCGCTGGACCCTCACTCACAGGAGACAAAGAGTAGTATTAGCATAAATACTTCAGTTAGCTCCATTTTACATAagcactgagaaaaaaaaagagaggtaTGGAAAGGTATGgtgaataaaaaaagagaagattTTAACAATCTGTTCGCCAGTCAAGACATTTTTGAGGCTTCTGCTGTAGATAGCAATTAACTGATGCTCTTAACACTTCCGCTGCTTGCTGACGGATGTACTGCTGGTGCCATTCTTATCCCATTGATTTTGTCTAACTGTGATCTTGTAAAATATGATATTGTATGAAATCATGTAACTCTTGCGTATTAGTCCGTAAACTAAACCACTGCTACCTGTTCTGTTTGA is drawn from Electrophorus electricus isolate fEleEle1 chromosome 22, fEleEle1.pri, whole genome shotgun sequence and contains these coding sequences:
- the acap3a gene encoding arf-GAP with coiled-coil, ANK repeat and PH domain-containing protein 3 isoform X1, with protein sequence MTVDFEDCIKDSPRFRANIDEVETEVVEIEAKLDKLVKLCSGMIEAGKAYVSANKLFVNGIRDLSQQCKEDGMISECLEKCGESLQEIVNYHMILFDQAQRSVKQQLHNFVKEDVRKFKETKKHFDKVREDLEIAQVKNAQAPRNKAHEVEEATSALSVTRKCFRHLALDYVLQINVLQAKKKFEILDAMLSFMNAQYTLFQKGYHLLDEIDPYMKKLAAELDQLVIDSAMEKREMEHKHATIQQRTLLQDFAYDDSKVEFNVDAPNGVVMEGYLFKRASNAFKTWNRRWFSIQNSQLVYQKKLKDSLTVVVEDLRLCSVKPCEDIERRFCFDVVSPTKSCMLQAESEKLRQSWIQAVQASIASAYRESPDNYYIERLDRTASPSTSSIDSASEPRERSARPDSVPQRVQGLPGNELCCDCGQADPRWASINLGILLCIECSGIHRSLGVHCSKVRSLTLDSWEPELLKLMCELGNGVINHIYEGTCEEQGLKKPGPNSPRQEKEAWIKAKYVEKKFLKKMATGEALANGDRKPESHWSAKKCQRHNSAITAPKGQRKCRQEAVLASNTTLSSAAAALERKFRRDSLFCPDELDSLFSYFDTGSGPRSPTGLSSDSGLGGSTDGSTDVLLFGPVVDSVTEEECEVSEDSSGEAELEPEASDPEDGRELHPGSLLYKACRARNLPAMAEALALGADVNSANEEDEGKSPLIQAVTGGSLIACEFLLQNGADVNQRDSRGRGPLHHATYLGHTGQVCLFLKRGATQTGGDDEGQDPLSIAVQAANADIVTLLRLARMNEEMRESEGPFGQPGDTTYLDIFREFSHMASHNPEKLKRRSLHFRHSFRV
- the acap3a gene encoding arf-GAP with coiled-coil, ANK repeat and PH domain-containing protein 3 isoform X2, which translates into the protein MTVDFEDCIKDSPRFRANIDEVETEVVEIEAKLDKLVKLCSGMIEAGKAYVSANKLFVNGIRDLSQQCKEDGMISECLEKCGESLQEIVNYHMILFDQAQRSVKQQLHNFVKEDVRKFKETKKHFDKVREDLEIAQVKNAQAPRNKAHEVEEATSALSVTRKCFRHLALDYVLQINVLQAKKKFEILDAMLSFMNAQYTLFQKGYHLLDEIDPYMKKLAAELDQLVIDSAMEKREMEHKHATIQQRTLLQDFAYDDSKVEFNVDAPNGVVMEGYLFKRASNAFKTWNRRWFSIQNSQLVYQKKLKDSLTVVVEDLRLCSVKPCEDIERRFCFDVVSPTKSCMLQAESEKLRQSWIQAVQASIASAYRESPDNYYIERLDRTASPSTSSIDSASEPRERSARPDSVPQRVQGLPGNELCCDCGQADPRWASINLGILLCIECSGIHRSLGVHCSKVRSLTLDSWEPELLKLMCELGNGVINHIYEGTCEEQGLKKPGPNSPRQEKEAWIKAKYVEKKFLKKMATGEALANGDRKPESHWSAKKCQRHNSAITAPKGQRKCRQEAVLASNTTLSSAAAALERKFRRDSLFCPDELDSLFSYFDTGSGPRSLSSDSGLGGSTDGSTDVLLFGPVVDSVTEEECEVSEDSSGEAELEPEASDPEDGRELHPGSLLYKACRARNLPAMAEALALGADVNSANEEDEGKSPLIQAVTGGSLIACEFLLQNGADVNQRDSRGRGPLHHATYLGHTGQVCLFLKRGATQTGGDDEGQDPLSIAVQAANADIVTLLRLARMNEEMRESEGPFGQPGDTTYLDIFREFSHMASHNPEKLKRRSLHFRHSFRV